Within the candidate division KSB1 bacterium genome, the region AAAATTTGCCCAAGAAAAGCCGCTGGAAGGCAAAAATATGTCTGCGTGTTTGCATGTGACAGCAGAAACAGCAAATCTGGCCCGCACGTTAAAAGCAGGAGGTGCGAACTTGGTTTTATGCGCATCGAACCCTCTTTCAACTCAGGACGACGTTGCTGCATCTTTGGTTAAAGACTATGATATCCCGGTTTTTGCGATTACCGGCGAGGATAATGAAACTTACTACCAGCATATAAATACCGCCATTGAGCATAAACCTGTTGTGACCATGGATGACGGTGCAGATTTGGTTTCCAAGATTCTTTCGGATTACCCTGAAATTAGTGCGAATGTGGTCGCCAGTATGGAAGAAACAACTACCGGTGTGATTCGGCTGCGAGCGATGGAGCGGGATGGCGCGCTTAAGTTTCCGGTAATCTCGGTGAACGACGCCGTAACTAAGAATCTTTTCGATAATCGGTATGGCACGGGTCAGTCAACCATAGATGGAATTATTCGTGCCACAGACATTTTATTGGCGGGTAAGAATGTTGTTGTGGTGGGCTTTGGTTGGTGTGGAAAAGGTGTTGCCATGCGGGCAAAAGGTATGGGTGCGAATGTAATTGTGACCGAAGTCGATCCGGTACGTGCTCTTGAAGCCGTCATGGAAGGGTATCGCGTGATGTCCATTAAAGAAGCTGCACAAATCGGCGATCTCTTCGTAACGCTAACTGGCGATATTCACGTGATTCGTAAAGAGCACTTCGCTTTAATGAAAG harbors:
- a CDS encoding adenosylhomocysteinase, producing the protein MNYDIKDINLAPEGKRRIEWAENDMPVLRQVREKFAQEKPLEGKNMSACLHVTAETANLARTLKAGGANLVLCASNPLSTQDDVAASLVKDYDIPVFAITGEDNETYYQHINTAIEHKPVVTMDDGADLVSKILSDYPEISANVVASMEETTTGVIRLRAMERDGALKFPVISVNDAVTKNLFDNRYGTGQSTIDGIIRATDILLAGKNVVVVGFGWCGKGVAMRAKGMGANVIVTEVDPVRALEAVMEGYRVMSIKEAAQIGDLFVTLTGDIHVIRKEHFALMKDAAVVSNSGHFNVELDIEGLTELAKEVRKNVRNFVDQYVLDDGRRINLLGEGRLINLAAAEGHPASVMDMSFATQTLATEWAIKEAGNLEAKVYNVPQEIEDWVATLKLKSMGITIDELTEEQKHYLASWEMGT